One stretch of Pseudomonas sp. NC02 DNA includes these proteins:
- a CDS encoding cation:dicarboxylate symporter family transporter, which produces MHKPRIALVWQILIGLLAGIAIGALLHRFPESRPWLVDNLLQPAGDIFIKLMKMIVVPIVFACMVVGIAGHGDGKSLGRIGAKSLGYFFCITTLAIIVGLVMGNLLKPGAGTELASLQASAVTLPTSSAGGGHSLGQIIVGIIPDNVINAMAQGSLLSVLFFAVMFGLGVSRLPAERKDPVIALLRGVSEAMFKVTSMIMAYSPIGVFGMIAVTVANFGFSSLLPLAKLIMVSYVSIAFFVLVVLNLVARLWGINLFALMRHIKDELILAFSTASSAAVMPQLMKKLETYGVPPSLVSFVVPVGYSFNLDGASLFLGIGTLFVAQLYGIDLSLGDQALLVVTMVLTSKGAAGVPGFMFVILSATLASAGLPLEGIAFIAGVYRLMEMPTTALNVLGNALAPLVIAKWERRESTAETCGEGACSRWAAKRPQ; this is translated from the coding sequence ATGCACAAGCCCCGCATCGCGCTGGTCTGGCAAATCCTGATCGGCTTGCTCGCCGGCATCGCCATCGGCGCCCTGCTGCACCGTTTTCCCGAATCCCGGCCGTGGCTGGTGGACAACCTGCTGCAACCGGCGGGCGATATCTTTATCAAGCTGATGAAGATGATCGTCGTGCCCATCGTGTTTGCCTGCATGGTGGTGGGCATTGCCGGGCACGGTGACGGTAAATCCCTGGGACGCATCGGGGCCAAGTCCCTGGGCTATTTCTTCTGCATCACCACCCTGGCGATCATCGTCGGGCTGGTGATGGGCAACCTGCTCAAGCCGGGTGCCGGTACCGAACTGGCCAGCCTGCAAGCGAGTGCCGTGACCTTGCCCACCAGCAGCGCCGGCGGCGGCCACAGCCTGGGGCAGATCATTGTCGGGATCATCCCGGACAACGTCATCAACGCCATGGCCCAGGGCAGCCTGCTGTCGGTGCTGTTCTTCGCGGTGATGTTTGGCCTCGGGGTTTCGCGCTTGCCCGCCGAGCGCAAAGACCCGGTGATTGCCCTGCTGCGCGGGGTGTCGGAGGCGATGTTCAAGGTCACGTCGATGATCATGGCCTATTCGCCCATCGGCGTGTTCGGGATGATCGCAGTGACCGTGGCCAACTTCGGGTTCAGCTCGCTGTTGCCGTTGGCCAAGCTGATCATGGTCAGCTACGTGTCGATTGCTTTCTTCGTGCTGGTGGTGCTCAACCTGGTGGCGCGGCTGTGGGGGATCAACCTGTTTGCGTTGATGCGACATATCAAGGACGAACTGATCCTGGCGTTCTCCACCGCCAGTTCGGCGGCGGTGATGCCGCAACTGATGAAGAAACTCGAAACCTACGGCGTGCCGCCTTCGCTGGTGAGCTTTGTGGTGCCGGTGGGGTATTCGTTCAACCTGGACGGTGCGTCGCTGTTCCTGGGGATCGGCACGCTGTTTGTGGCGCAGTTGTATGGTATTGACCTGAGCCTGGGCGACCAGGCCCTGCTGGTGGTGACCATGGTGCTGACATCCAAGGGCGCGGCCGGGGTGCCGGGGTTCATGTTCGTGATTCTGTCGGCGACCCTGGCGAGTGCGGGCTTGCCGTTGGAGGGCATCGCCTTCATCGCCGGGGTGTATCGCCTGATGGAAATGCCGACCACCGCGTTGAACGTACTGGGCAATGCCCTGGCACCGCTGGTGATTGCCAAGTGGGAAAGGCGTGAGAGCACCGCAGAAACCTGTGGCGAGGGAGCTTGCTCCCGCTGGGCCGCGAAGCGGCCCCAATAA
- a CDS encoding MBL fold metallo-hydrolase: MTKLTFTRVLNYTALAAALALGAIAAPAVAVAAAPQVKTQAPGYYRTMLGDFEVTALSDGTIDAPFDKLLNEPAVKTTTALRKAFLGVPTETSTNAYLVNTGTRLILIDTGAGALFGPTLGKLAANLQAAGYKPEQVDDILLTHMHPDHVGGLVAEGVMVFPNATVHADKRDADYWLSPARLEPASADANSFVPEFAKGAMASLNPYIALGKFQPFQGSGEILPGFKALSSYGHTLGHTSYLVESKGQKMIVAGDLIHAGAVQFADPSVTIEFDTDKKAATTARETVFSLAAKEGALVGAAHLSFPGLGHLRGQGAAWQWVPLNYSTELK; this comes from the coding sequence ATGACCAAGCTGACATTTACCCGCGTGTTGAATTACACGGCCCTTGCTGCTGCTCTGGCACTGGGAGCCATCGCGGCACCGGCGGTGGCAGTTGCCGCCGCGCCCCAAGTCAAAACCCAGGCCCCTGGTTACTATCGCACGATGCTTGGAGATTTCGAGGTCACCGCGCTGAGTGACGGCACCATCGATGCACCGTTCGACAAATTGCTGAATGAGCCGGCTGTCAAGACCACTACCGCACTGCGCAAGGCGTTCCTCGGGGTGCCCACCGAGACCTCGACGAACGCGTATCTCGTCAATACCGGCACTCGGCTCATCCTGATCGATACCGGCGCTGGTGCGCTCTTCGGGCCGACCCTGGGCAAGCTCGCGGCCAACCTGCAGGCAGCCGGCTACAAGCCGGAGCAGGTCGATGACATCCTTCTCACGCACATGCACCCGGACCACGTGGGTGGGCTGGTTGCCGAAGGGGTGATGGTGTTTCCGAACGCCACGGTACACGCCGACAAGCGTGACGCCGATTACTGGCTCTCGCCGGCGAGGCTGGAGCCTGCCTCGGCCGACGCCAACAGCTTCGTACCCGAGTTCGCGAAGGGTGCAATGGCTTCCTTGAACCCGTATATCGCGCTTGGAAAGTTCCAGCCTTTCCAGGGCAGCGGGGAGATCCTGCCGGGGTTCAAGGCGCTGTCCAGCTATGGCCATACCCTGGGGCACACCAGCTACCTGGTTGAGAGCAAAGGCCAGAAGATGATTGTCGCCGGTGATCTGATCCACGCCGGTGCCGTGCAGTTTGCCGACCCGTCGGTGACTATCGAGTTTGATACGGACAAGAAAGCCGCCACCACTGCCCGCGAGACCGTGTTCAGCCTGGCTGCGAAAGAGGGCGCGCTGGTCGGCGCGGCGCACCTCTCGTTTCCCGGCCTGGGGCATTTGCGTGGTCAGGGCGCCGCGTGGCAATGGGTGCCGCTGAATTACTCAACCGAACTGAAGTGA
- a CDS encoding type 1 fimbrial protein yields the protein MRIKRMSAIHVGLLFSLSGACMAASPVGQGVISFHGSIVEASCTPLAVANGMKLNNCPTSARGSAISVRSVQPVGSVTALDHSAVNVKLVADSGRGDRYYQQQYALVDGQGRPVTSGQYLITLTSP from the coding sequence ATGCGCATCAAGAGAATGTCTGCAATCCATGTTGGCCTGTTGTTCAGCCTGTCCGGTGCCTGCATGGCCGCGAGCCCGGTGGGGCAGGGAGTCATCTCGTTTCACGGCAGCATCGTCGAAGCGTCTTGCACACCGCTCGCCGTGGCCAACGGGATGAAACTCAACAATTGCCCTACGTCCGCACGCGGCAGCGCCATCAGCGTGCGCAGTGTGCAACCGGTGGGCTCGGTCACGGCCCTCGACCACAGCGCCGTGAACGTGAAGCTGGTCGCCGACAGTGGCCGGGGAGACCGCTATTACCAGCAGCAATATGCGTTGGTGGATGGCCAAGGGAGGCCTGTGACGTCGGGGCAGTATCTGATTACATTAACGTCACCTTGA
- a CDS encoding pyridoxal phosphate-dependent aminotransferase → MSTAFLSDRVLGIAPSPSIAANALVSELRAQGRDIVNFTVGEPDFDTPAHILEAASAAMHGGDTHYTATSGTLALRQAICLKLKRDNQLDYGLDEVIAGCGGKHIIYHALAATLNRGDEVIVHTPYWVSYPDIARLNDATPVIIPGDESLGFKLSPQALEQAITPRSKWVILNSPNNPSGAVYNEAELLALAAVLRRHPHVLIMADEIYEHFVYDDARHVSLTRLAPDLKPRTLIVNGASKGYAMTGWRLGFGAGPAWLIAAIAKLLSQTTTCPSSLSQAAAVAAFAGDQAPIAGMREVYQQRRERMLGLLEDIPGVSFTPPDGAFYVFANVAGLMGKTTAQGERIDSDTQLAEHLLREHGLATVSGAAYGMSPYIRLSFASSLDVIEEGCLRLNEACHRLR, encoded by the coding sequence ATGAGCACTGCCTTTCTGTCCGACCGGGTGCTGGGCATCGCGCCCTCCCCGAGCATCGCCGCCAATGCACTGGTCAGTGAACTGCGCGCCCAGGGCCGGGACATCGTCAACTTCACCGTGGGCGAGCCGGATTTCGATACACCCGCGCATATCCTCGAAGCAGCCAGCGCCGCGATGCACGGTGGCGACACCCACTACACCGCCACCAGCGGCACCCTCGCCCTGCGCCAGGCGATCTGCCTCAAGCTCAAGCGCGACAACCAGCTGGACTATGGGCTGGACGAAGTGATCGCCGGGTGCGGTGGCAAGCACATCATTTATCACGCCCTGGCGGCGACCCTGAATCGCGGCGACGAAGTCATCGTGCACACGCCGTATTGGGTGTCGTACCCGGACATCGCACGGCTGAATGACGCGACGCCCGTGATCATTCCCGGCGACGAGTCACTGGGGTTCAAACTGTCGCCCCAGGCCCTGGAACAAGCGATCACCCCGCGCAGCAAATGGGTGATCCTCAACAGCCCGAACAACCCCAGCGGCGCGGTGTACAACGAGGCCGAACTGCTGGCCCTGGCCGCGGTGCTGCGGCGCCATCCCCATGTGCTGATCATGGCGGACGAGATCTACGAGCACTTCGTCTACGACGATGCCCGCCACGTTTCCCTGACCCGACTCGCACCGGACCTGAAGCCGCGCACGCTGATCGTCAACGGCGCCTCCAAGGGCTACGCCATGACCGGCTGGCGCCTGGGTTTCGGTGCCGGCCCGGCCTGGCTGATCGCGGCCATTGCCAAGCTGCTTTCGCAAACCACCACCTGCCCCAGTTCCCTCAGCCAGGCTGCCGCAGTTGCCGCCTTCGCCGGCGACCAGGCGCCCATCGCCGGGATGCGCGAGGTGTACCAGCAACGCCGCGAACGCATGCTGGGCCTGCTCGAAGACATTCCCGGCGTGAGCTTCACGCCACCGGATGGCGCGTTCTACGTGTTCGCCAACGTCGCCGGGCTGATGGGCAAGACAACCGCCCAGGGCGAGCGGATCGACAGTGACACCCAACTGGCCGAGCACCTGCTGCGGGAACACGGCCTGGCCACCGTAAGCGGCGCGGCGTACGGCATGTCGCCGTATATCCGCCTGTCTTTCGCCAGCTCGCTTGACGTGATTGAAGAAGGTTGCCTTCGCCTGAATGAAGCGTGCCATCGATTGCGCTGA
- a CDS encoding LysR substrate-binding domain-containing protein: protein MKLNPRQLEAFRAVMLTGSMTIAAEALQVSQPAISRLIRDLEIVLSLRLFRREGNRLIPGAEAQVLYAEVDKFYQGIERIERVAEDLVTLRTGTLRISSMSTLGLSVVAEGVCRFARKHPEVRTSLDVRNSVGILELTSANQIDIGFVQIPSGEYPGIQVINLPPISAVCVMPANDMLATKDVVTLEDLHGRRLITLNANNPLQRRITSAMEARGVAGVSSVETTAAHSACGMVSGGLGITVCDPFTASYSKYPGLTFRPLDQDIPFEVSMVFPGHQQRSKLASDFMQVMEGIFRSEFISMIPREAY from the coding sequence ATGAAACTCAATCCTCGCCAATTGGAAGCTTTCAGGGCGGTCATGCTCACCGGAAGCATGACTATCGCCGCCGAGGCACTTCAGGTCAGTCAACCGGCCATCAGCCGGCTCATCCGCGACCTCGAAATTGTCCTTTCCCTTCGACTGTTTCGCCGTGAAGGCAATCGCCTCATTCCCGGGGCGGAAGCACAGGTGTTGTACGCGGAGGTGGACAAGTTTTATCAAGGCATAGAACGCATCGAGCGGGTTGCAGAGGACCTTGTGACGCTGCGCACCGGCACATTGAGGATCAGTTCAATGAGCACGCTGGGGCTCAGTGTGGTGGCTGAGGGGGTATGCCGATTCGCGCGAAAGCACCCCGAGGTCAGAACCTCGTTGGATGTGCGCAACTCGGTGGGCATCCTGGAACTGACGTCTGCCAACCAGATCGATATTGGTTTTGTGCAGATTCCTTCAGGGGAATATCCCGGGATCCAGGTGATCAACCTGCCACCCATCAGCGCGGTGTGCGTGATGCCGGCCAACGATATGTTGGCCACCAAAGACGTGGTGACCCTGGAGGATTTGCACGGGCGACGCCTGATTACCCTGAACGCCAACAATCCTTTGCAGCGACGCATCACATCAGCCATGGAGGCTCGGGGTGTTGCAGGCGTCTCCAGCGTTGAAACCACCGCCGCGCACTCCGCCTGCGGAATGGTGTCCGGGGGGCTCGGCATCACCGTGTGTGATCCATTCACCGCCTCCTACTCGAAATACCCGGGCCTTACGTTCAGACCGCTGGACCAGGACATACCCTTCGAGGTTTCGATGGTATTTCCGGGTCACCAGCAGCGCTCCAAGCTCGCCTCGGATTTCATGCAGGTCATGGAAGGTATCTTCAGGTCGGAGTTTATTTCCATGATTCCCCGTGAAGCGTACTAA
- a CDS encoding LysR family transcriptional regulator: MNLTGHNLALLTSLSVLLEERNVTRAAAKLNLTQSALSAQLSRLRDLFGDPLLMPAQSGKGMVLTARAEHLRQPLRQALQVLGTVVGDLPCFDPAKSDRTFVIGANDNAAAIVAPRLVQLVQAASPGGIRVSIRAIDQVLLGDQLESGEIDVALVSHSRIGNLSHELLLQEEFKMAQRADHPRGSAPPTLEEYLGLEHVVVSGAVNSFHGFIDDVLAQKGRARRVAVSVPYYSIVPLLLQNSDCVSVLPSRFLSRYERSLAALALPLEVRDFSLFSAWHPRFDKDLAHLWLREQLKLCVLS; encoded by the coding sequence ATGAACCTGACTGGACACAACCTCGCGCTCCTGACTTCCCTCAGCGTCTTGCTTGAGGAGAGGAACGTCACGCGGGCGGCGGCGAAGCTCAACCTGACGCAGTCGGCGTTATCCGCGCAGTTGTCGCGGTTGCGTGACCTGTTCGGCGACCCTTTATTGATGCCTGCTCAGTCCGGAAAAGGCATGGTGCTGACAGCACGTGCCGAACATTTGCGTCAGCCGTTGCGCCAGGCGTTGCAGGTACTGGGGACGGTGGTCGGTGACCTTCCATGCTTTGATCCTGCCAAGTCGGACCGGACCTTTGTGATTGGCGCGAACGATAACGCCGCTGCGATCGTCGCGCCCCGGCTGGTGCAGCTTGTGCAGGCTGCGAGTCCTGGGGGCATCCGGGTTTCGATACGTGCGATCGACCAGGTGTTGCTTGGCGATCAGTTGGAAAGCGGCGAGATTGACGTCGCGCTGGTATCACACAGCCGTATCGGGAACCTGTCGCACGAGTTGCTGCTGCAGGAAGAATTCAAGATGGCCCAGCGCGCCGATCACCCTCGCGGATCCGCGCCACCAACGCTGGAGGAATACCTGGGCCTGGAGCATGTGGTGGTGTCGGGTGCCGTGAACAGCTTTCACGGTTTTATTGATGATGTGCTCGCGCAGAAGGGGCGTGCGCGCCGTGTCGCGGTGTCGGTGCCTTACTACAGCATCGTTCCATTGCTGCTGCAGAACAGCGACTGTGTAAGTGTGCTTCCGTCCCGTTTCCTGAGCCGTTATGAGCGCTCGCTGGCGGCCCTTGCTCTGCCCCTCGAGGTGCGCGACTTCAGTTTGTTCTCTGCCTGGCATCCACGGTTCGACAAGGACCTGGCACATCTCTGGTTGCGCGAACAACTCAAGCTCTGCGTGCTTTCCTGA
- a CDS encoding LysR family transcriptional regulator — protein MITFKQIDALYWIAELGSFEAAANKLNMSQSAISKRIQELEETFDVEIFDRSKRNARLTEKGAELLDYAKDLLERRDYMLERVSTREVLVRRFRLGVTELTAFTWLPALVEALREAYPKVQIEPSVELSSELFRKLESDELDLVIVPDAYSDSRFLSTPLGSVENAWMCAPGLVSEADPVGLEALAGYTVLTQGSHSGTGLIYERWLAAHAVQMPRKLTSHNLLVQVGLALSGVGVSYLPKGCLSHLIERGELRALVTEPALPRVGYVALHRGDRQFGLNQNVAQLAVQCCDFSRLLF, from the coding sequence ATGATCACGTTCAAGCAAATCGACGCGTTGTACTGGATTGCCGAGCTGGGCAGTTTCGAGGCGGCGGCGAACAAGCTGAACATGTCGCAGTCGGCGATTTCCAAGCGCATCCAGGAGTTGGAAGAAACCTTCGATGTGGAGATTTTCGACCGCAGCAAACGCAATGCGCGGTTGACGGAAAAGGGCGCCGAGTTGCTCGACTACGCCAAGGACCTGCTGGAGCGTCGCGACTACATGCTGGAGCGGGTCAGCACCCGTGAAGTGCTGGTGCGCAGGTTTCGCCTGGGGGTGACGGAATTGACGGCTTTCACCTGGTTGCCGGCGCTGGTGGAGGCGTTGCGCGAGGCCTATCCCAAGGTGCAGATCGAGCCGTCGGTGGAGTTGAGCAGTGAGCTGTTTCGCAAGCTGGAGAGTGATGAGCTGGACCTGGTGATCGTGCCTGATGCCTACAGTGATTCGCGCTTCCTGAGTACGCCGCTGGGCAGTGTGGAAAACGCCTGGATGTGCGCACCGGGGTTGGTCAGCGAGGCTGATCCGGTGGGGCTTGAGGCATTGGCCGGGTATACGGTGTTGACCCAGGGGTCGCACTCGGGGACGGGGCTGATTTATGAGCGCTGGTTGGCAGCGCATGCTGTGCAGATGCCGCGCAAGTTGACCAGTCATAACCTGTTGGTGCAGGTCGGGCTGGCGCTGTCGGGGGTGGGGGTGAGTTATTTGCCCAAGGGGTGTTTGTCGCATTTGATCGAGCGCGGGGAGCTGCGCGCGCTGGTGACGGAACCGGCGCTACCGAGGGTTGGGTATGTGGCGTTGCATCGCGGGGATCGGCAGTTTGGCTTGAACCAGAATGTGGCGCAGTTGGCGGTGCAGTGTTGTGATTTTTCGCGGTTGTTGTTTTAG
- a CDS encoding RraA family protein, whose product MSLPGSRILPNPPLACAEVLEAFTHVVTPHISDNLGRHIGARGLNRYNRTGKLVGTALTVKTRPGDNLLIYKALSMLEPGHVLVVDAQGDTNNAVIGELVKLYAQQRGCVGFVIDGAIRDVASFEDTPCYARSVVHCGPYKTGPGEVNVPVSIGGMLINPGDVLVGDEDGLVAFSQADAAEVLRKAAQHAAHEEQVKAEIASGAVRQSWIDKVLQQAGLAG is encoded by the coding sequence ATGTCCTTGCCCGGTTCCCGCATCCTCCCCAACCCACCTCTGGCTTGCGCCGAAGTGCTTGAAGCCTTCACTCACGTGGTCACCCCGCACATCAGCGACAACCTCGGCCGGCACATCGGCGCCCGTGGGCTGAACCGCTACAACCGCACCGGCAAGCTGGTGGGCACCGCGCTCACGGTGAAAACCCGCCCCGGCGACAACCTGCTGATCTACAAGGCCTTGAGCATGCTGGAGCCCGGCCACGTGCTGGTGGTGGACGCCCAGGGCGACACCAACAACGCGGTGATCGGCGAACTGGTCAAGCTCTACGCCCAGCAACGCGGCTGCGTGGGGTTTGTGATTGACGGGGCGATTCGCGATGTCGCGAGCTTCGAAGACACCCCTTGCTACGCCCGCAGCGTGGTGCATTGCGGCCCCTACAAGACCGGCCCGGGCGAGGTGAATGTGCCGGTGTCCATCGGCGGCATGCTGATCAACCCGGGGGATGTGCTGGTGGGTGACGAAGATGGCCTGGTCGCCTTCTCCCAGGCCGACGCCGCCGAAGTGCTGCGCAAGGCCGCGCAACACGCGGCCCATGAAGAGCAAGTCAAAGCCGAAATCGCCAGCGGTGCAGTGCGCCAGAGCTGGATCGACAAGGTGTTGCAACAGGCCGGCCTGGCAGGCTGA
- a CDS encoding LysR family transcriptional regulator: protein MKRHFEDLQLGSIELFCLAAEASSFTAAAQVAGVTPAAVSRSISRLEERLGSRLFVRTTRSIRLTDGGRTFFEQCRQALTQLVEAQQEMMGAQSVPSGLLRISIPTTYGHHRILPLLPKFRALYPQVSVDIHISNRNIDFVAEGYDLAIRVRAQPDSTLIARLLEDARLVVVATPSYLKRAGTPHALEDLPNHECIQYELPSNGRRISWLFQVDGKEREFAGEAGYSCSDDVLGGVTLAKHGAGLFQTYKFIVEEELANGSLVEVLQPYGGRSRPFTLLYPHGRYVPHRVRAFVDFLLEHRAEWAAL from the coding sequence ATGAAACGCCATTTCGAAGATTTGCAGCTGGGCAGCATCGAGCTGTTCTGCCTGGCCGCCGAGGCCAGCAGCTTTACCGCCGCCGCCCAGGTGGCAGGCGTGACCCCGGCGGCGGTGAGCCGCAGCATCTCGCGGTTGGAAGAGCGCCTGGGCTCCCGGCTGTTTGTGCGCACCACCCGCAGCATCCGCCTGACCGATGGCGGCCGGACATTTTTCGAGCAATGCCGCCAGGCGCTGACGCAACTGGTGGAAGCCCAGCAGGAAATGATGGGCGCGCAATCGGTGCCGTCCGGGCTGTTGCGCATCAGCATCCCGACCACCTACGGCCATCACCGGATCCTGCCGCTGCTGCCGAAATTCCGTGCGCTGTACCCGCAAGTCAGCGTGGATATCCACATCAGCAACCGCAACATCGATTTCGTCGCCGAAGGCTATGACCTGGCCATTCGCGTGCGGGCCCAGCCGGACTCGACGCTGATTGCGCGGTTGCTGGAAGACGCCAGGCTGGTGGTGGTCGCGACGCCGTCATACCTGAAGCGTGCCGGCACGCCCCATGCCCTGGAGGATTTGCCGAACCATGAGTGCATCCAGTACGAATTGCCGAGCAACGGGCGGCGCATTTCCTGGCTGTTCCAGGTGGACGGCAAGGAGCGGGAGTTTGCCGGGGAAGCAGGCTACAGCTGCTCTGACGATGTGCTGGGTGGCGTAACCCTGGCCAAGCACGGCGCGGGGTTATTCCAGACCTACAAGTTCATCGTCGAGGAGGAGTTGGCCAACGGCAGCCTGGTAGAGGTCTTACAGCCTTACGGCGGGCGATCACGGCCGTTTACCTTGCTGTATCCCCACGGCCGCTATGTGCCCCATCGGGTGCGGGCGTTTGTGGATTTTCTGCTGGAGCATCGCGCCGAATGGGCGGCGCTGTAG
- a CDS encoding MFS transporter gives MTPSTTLSADAVPDRLPVGALLALAMTGFICIVTETLPAGLLPLISDGLGVSASMAGQMVTAYALGSVLAVIPLTIATRGWRRRNVLLLTIVGFLLFNSITALSSHYGLTLLARFLAGMAAGLAWSLLAGYARRMVEPHQQGKALALAMVGTPIALSLGVPLGTWLGGLVGWRTTFGIMSALTLVLIVWVLVKVPDYPGQSAHQRMPLRKVLTTPGVRPVLAVVISWMLAHNILYTYIAPFVAPAGLVDRVDLVLLVFGIAALLGIWVTARLVDVALRKTVLVSLAGFAATCLAFGFLAQVPGVIYLGVAVWGLSFGGAATLLQTALADAAGDGADVALSLNVVAWNSAIAGSGVVGGVLLDTWGVASFPWAMLVLLAVGFAIVWCARLHGFKPGHRAHGKPVVGGH, from the coding sequence GTGACCCCCTCAACCACCTTATCGGCAGACGCCGTTCCCGACCGCTTGCCCGTCGGCGCCTTGCTCGCCCTGGCCATGACCGGTTTCATCTGCATCGTCACCGAAACCCTGCCGGCGGGCCTGTTGCCGCTGATCAGCGATGGGCTGGGAGTTTCAGCGTCCATGGCCGGGCAGATGGTCACCGCGTATGCGCTGGGCTCGGTGCTGGCGGTGATCCCGCTGACCATCGCGACTCGCGGCTGGCGTAGACGCAATGTGCTGCTGCTGACCATCGTCGGTTTTCTGCTGTTCAACTCCATCACGGCGCTGTCCTCCCACTACGGGCTGACGTTGCTGGCGCGGTTCCTCGCCGGGATGGCGGCGGGGCTGGCCTGGAGTTTGTTGGCCGGCTATGCGCGGCGCATGGTTGAGCCTCATCAGCAGGGCAAGGCGTTGGCGCTGGCCATGGTAGGAACGCCGATTGCCCTGTCACTCGGCGTACCGCTGGGCACCTGGCTGGGTGGGCTGGTGGGCTGGCGCACCACGTTCGGGATCATGTCGGCACTGACCCTGGTGCTGATTGTCTGGGTGCTGGTGAAAGTGCCTGATTACCCCGGCCAGTCGGCCCATCAGCGCATGCCGTTGCGCAAGGTGCTGACCACTCCGGGTGTGCGACCAGTGCTGGCGGTGGTGATCTCATGGATGCTCGCCCACAACATTCTCTATACCTACATCGCGCCGTTTGTGGCCCCGGCGGGCTTGGTGGACCGTGTGGATCTGGTGTTGTTGGTGTTTGGTATAGCGGCGCTGCTCGGGATTTGGGTGACTGCCCGGTTGGTGGATGTGGCGTTGCGCAAGACGGTGCTGGTCAGCCTGGCGGGCTTTGCGGCGACGTGCCTGGCGTTCGGTTTTCTCGCGCAAGTGCCGGGCGTTATTTACCTCGGCGTGGCGGTCTGGGGCTTGAGTTTTGGCGGCGCTGCGACGTTGCTGCAAACCGCACTGGCGGATGCGGCAGGCGATGGAGCGGACGTGGCACTGTCGCTGAACGTGGTGGCCTGGAACAGCGCGATTGCCGGAAGCGGCGTGGTGGGTGGCGTGTTGCTGGATACCTGGGGCGTGGCGTCTTTCCCATGGGCAATGTTGGTGTTGCTGGCGGTGGGCTTCGCGATTGTGTGGTGCGCGCGACTCCATGGCTTCAAGCCGGGGCACCGGGCCCACGGTAAACCTGTGGTTGGCGGGCACTGA
- a CDS encoding TetR/AcrR family transcriptional regulator, with translation MAQMGRPRTFDRDQAVEQAMHLFWQHGYDATSLSQLKAGLGGGISAPSFYAAFGSKDALFQECVQRYLATFAQVTECLWDDSLPPRQAIETALRQSARMQCEEGHPKGCMVALGVMSAPSPENAQVTHGLTHSRERTRAGIVHCVERGIRAGQLPSETNARAMATVYDSFLQGVSILARDGVDADAIDTAIGQLMLTWDLSAATAPPIRRDAPAENPQTPAPDGAHSGRGDTAR, from the coding sequence ATGGCACAGATGGGCCGCCCCCGCACCTTCGACCGCGACCAGGCCGTGGAACAGGCCATGCACCTGTTCTGGCAGCACGGTTACGACGCGACGTCCCTGAGCCAGTTGAAAGCCGGATTGGGCGGCGGCATCTCCGCGCCGAGTTTCTACGCGGCGTTCGGCTCCAAGGACGCGCTGTTCCAGGAGTGCGTGCAGCGTTATCTGGCGACGTTCGCCCAGGTCACCGAATGCCTGTGGGATGACAGCCTGCCACCGCGCCAGGCCATCGAGACGGCGTTGCGCCAATCGGCACGCATGCAGTGTGAAGAGGGGCATCCCAAAGGCTGCATGGTAGCCCTGGGCGTGATGAGCGCGCCCTCCCCCGAGAACGCACAAGTCACCCATGGGCTGACCCATTCGCGAGAGCGCACACGGGCGGGCATCGTGCATTGTGTCGAGCGCGGCATCCGGGCGGGCCAGTTACCCTCCGAGACCAACGCCCGTGCCATGGCCACGGTCTACGACAGTTTTCTGCAAGGCGTGTCGATCCTGGCCCGGGATGGCGTCGACGCTGATGCCATCGATACTGCCATTGGCCAACTGATGCTGACCTGGGACTTATCCGCCGCTACAGCGCCGCCCATTCGGCGCGATGCTCCAGCAGAAAATCCACAAACGCCCGCACCCGATGGGGCACATAGCGGCCGTGGGGATACAGCAAGGTAA